Proteins co-encoded in one Dasypus novemcinctus isolate mDasNov1 chromosome 6, mDasNov1.1.hap2, whole genome shotgun sequence genomic window:
- the KCNIP2 gene encoding A-type potassium channel modulatory protein KCNIP2 isoform X5, with protein sequence MRGQGRKESLSDSRDLDGSYDQLTGHPPGPTKKALKQRFLKLLPCCGPQALPSVSENSVEDDFELSTVCHRPEGLEQLQEQTKFTRKELQVLYRGFKNECPSGIVNEENFKQIYSQFFPQGDSSTYATFLFNAFDTNHDGSVSFEDFVAGLSVILRGTIDDRLNWAFNLYDLNKDGCITKEEMLDIMKSIYDMMGKYTYPALREEAPREHVESFFQKMDRNKDGVVTVEEFIESCQKGETKMQVLEDWKLT encoded by the exons gccACCCTCCAGGGCCCACTAAAAAAGCGCTGAAGCAGCGGTTCCTCAAGCTGCTGCCCTGCTGcgggccccaggccctgccctcagtcAGTGAAA ACAGCGTAGAGGATGACTTTGAACTGTCCACCGTGTGTCACCGACCTGAGGGTCTGGAGCAGCTGCAGGAGCAAACCAAGTTCACACGCAAGGAGTTGCAGGTCCTGTACCGGGGCTTCAAGAAC GAATGTCCCAGTGGAATTGTCAATGAGGAGAACTTCAAGCAGATTTACTCCCAGTTCTTTCCTCAAGGAG actccagcacctatgCCACTTTTCTCTTCAATGCCTTTGACACCAACCATGATGGCTCAGTCAGTTTTGAG GACTTTGTGGCTGGTTTGTCAGTGATTCTTCGGGGAACCATAGATGACAGGCTGAACTGGGCCTTCAACCTCTATGATCTCAACAAGGATGGCTGCATCACCAAGGAG GAAATGCTTGACATCATGAAATCCATCTATGACATGATGGGCAAGTACACATATCCTGCACTCCGGGAGGAGGCCCCAAGGGAACACGTGGAGAGCTTCTTCCAG AAAATGGACAGGAACAAGGATGGCGTGGTGACTGTTGAGGAGTTCATTGAATCTTGTCAAAAG GGGGAGACCAAGATGCAAGTTCTGGAAGACTGGAAACTCACTTGA
- the KCNIP2 gene encoding A-type potassium channel modulatory protein KCNIP2 isoform X3, whose translation MRGQGRKESLSDSRDLDGSYDQLTGHPPGPTKKALKQRFLKLLPCCGPQALPSVSETLAAPASLRPHRPRLLDPDSVEDDFELSTVCHRPEGLEQLQEQTKFTRKELQVLYRGFKNECPSGIVNEENFKQIYSQFFPQGDSSTYATFLFNAFDTNHDGSVSFEDFVAGLSVILRGTIDDRLNWAFNLYDLNKDGCITKEEMLDIMKSIYDMMGKYTYPALREEAPREHVESFFQKMDRNKDGVVTVEEFIESCQKDENIMKSMQLFDNVI comes from the exons gccACCCTCCAGGGCCCACTAAAAAAGCGCTGAAGCAGCGGTTCCTCAAGCTGCTGCCCTGCTGcgggccccaggccctgccctcagtcAGTGAAA CATTAGCCGCCCCAGCCTCCCTCCGCCCCCACAGACCCCGCCTGCTGGACCCAG ACAGCGTAGAGGATGACTTTGAACTGTCCACCGTGTGTCACCGACCTGAGGGTCTGGAGCAGCTGCAGGAGCAAACCAAGTTCACACGCAAGGAGTTGCAGGTCCTGTACCGGGGCTTCAAGAAC GAATGTCCCAGTGGAATTGTCAATGAGGAGAACTTCAAGCAGATTTACTCCCAGTTCTTTCCTCAAGGAG actccagcacctatgCCACTTTTCTCTTCAATGCCTTTGACACCAACCATGATGGCTCAGTCAGTTTTGAG GACTTTGTGGCTGGTTTGTCAGTGATTCTTCGGGGAACCATAGATGACAGGCTGAACTGGGCCTTCAACCTCTATGATCTCAACAAGGATGGCTGCATCACCAAGGAG GAAATGCTTGACATCATGAAATCCATCTATGACATGATGGGCAAGTACACATATCCTGCACTCCGGGAGGAGGCCCCAAGGGAACACGTGGAGAGCTTCTTCCAG AAAATGGACAGGAACAAGGATGGCGTGGTGACTGTTGAGGAGTTCATTGAATCTTGTCAAAAG GATGAAAACATCATGAAGTCCATGCAGCTCTTTGACAATGTCATCTAA
- the KCNIP2 gene encoding A-type potassium channel modulatory protein KCNIP2 isoform X4, which yields MRGQGRKESLSDSRDLDGSYDQLTGHPPGPTKKALKQRFLKLLPCCGPQALPSVSENSVEDDFELSTVCHRPEGLEQLQEQTKFTRKELQVLYRGFKNECPSGIVNEENFKQIYSQFFPQGDSSTYATFLFNAFDTNHDGSVSFEDFVAGLSVILRGTIDDRLNWAFNLYDLNKDGCITKEEMLDIMKSIYDMMGKYTYPALREEAPREHVESFFQKMDRNKDGVVTVEEFIESCQKDENIMKSMQLFDNVI from the exons gccACCCTCCAGGGCCCACTAAAAAAGCGCTGAAGCAGCGGTTCCTCAAGCTGCTGCCCTGCTGcgggccccaggccctgccctcagtcAGTGAAA ACAGCGTAGAGGATGACTTTGAACTGTCCACCGTGTGTCACCGACCTGAGGGTCTGGAGCAGCTGCAGGAGCAAACCAAGTTCACACGCAAGGAGTTGCAGGTCCTGTACCGGGGCTTCAAGAAC GAATGTCCCAGTGGAATTGTCAATGAGGAGAACTTCAAGCAGATTTACTCCCAGTTCTTTCCTCAAGGAG actccagcacctatgCCACTTTTCTCTTCAATGCCTTTGACACCAACCATGATGGCTCAGTCAGTTTTGAG GACTTTGTGGCTGGTTTGTCAGTGATTCTTCGGGGAACCATAGATGACAGGCTGAACTGGGCCTTCAACCTCTATGATCTCAACAAGGATGGCTGCATCACCAAGGAG GAAATGCTTGACATCATGAAATCCATCTATGACATGATGGGCAAGTACACATATCCTGCACTCCGGGAGGAGGCCCCAAGGGAACACGTGGAGAGCTTCTTCCAG AAAATGGACAGGAACAAGGATGGCGTGGTGACTGTTGAGGAGTTCATTGAATCTTGTCAAAAG GATGAAAACATCATGAAGTCCATGCAGCTCTTTGACAATGTCATCTAA